A single region of the bacterium genome encodes:
- a CDS encoding ectonucleotide pyrophosphatase/phosphodiesterase — protein sequence MYGLRIRVAARRWPAGLVRARFGAAFALGLALLLAVSACASERGAPPAASPTPSASPPTVVMISLDGTRPADLQPDRLPSLLALAEQGAVAEALVPVDPSNTFPNHVSLATGVRPEVHRLVNNHFVDPERGRFRRNAIHEWIEAEPIWSVAERNGVRAASYYWVGSEGPWTGGPGPSETRKFSSSTREKTKVNRILAWLDEPDPAKRPQLVIAWFHGADHAGHDHGPGSPEVARALLPQDAQIARLVGEMEARGLFETTTLLFVSDHGMVGAERRVRLQDLLRESGLRVSVLGIGGFASVVLEGRSRTAEAAEQAVRIARAQGLEAWVREEAPDAWFVDDPRFGDVVVRAPIGTAIVSLLSRDLGGFHGYDSSAPEMAGLLVARGRGVRPGTKLGRISNLSVAPTVLRLLGLPVPEAMESPVIDGLMAGLEKAGEDEEERDGGAANAP from the coding sequence GTGTACGGGCTTCGCATTCGCGTCGCCGCGCGCCGGTGGCCGGCAGGCCTCGTTCGCGCACGGTTCGGCGCCGCCTTCGCGCTCGGTCTGGCGCTCCTCCTCGCGGTCTCGGCGTGCGCCTCCGAGCGCGGGGCGCCGCCGGCTGCGAGTCCGACCCCATCCGCTTCCCCGCCGACCGTCGTGATGATCTCCCTCGACGGGACGCGACCGGCCGATCTCCAGCCCGACCGACTGCCCAGCCTGCTCGCCCTCGCCGAGCAGGGCGCGGTCGCCGAGGCGCTCGTCCCGGTCGATCCCTCGAACACGTTTCCGAATCACGTGAGCCTCGCGACCGGGGTCCGTCCGGAAGTGCACCGTCTGGTGAACAATCACTTCGTCGATCCCGAGCGGGGGCGCTTCCGACGCAACGCGATCCACGAGTGGATCGAGGCGGAGCCGATCTGGTCGGTCGCGGAACGCAACGGGGTCCGGGCGGCGTCCTACTACTGGGTCGGCTCCGAGGGACCCTGGACCGGAGGCCCGGGGCCCAGCGAGACCCGGAAGTTCTCGTCTTCGACCCGCGAGAAGACGAAGGTGAATCGCATCCTGGCCTGGCTCGACGAACCCGATCCGGCGAAGCGCCCCCAGCTCGTGATCGCGTGGTTCCACGGTGCCGACCACGCGGGCCACGACCACGGGCCGGGCTCGCCCGAGGTGGCGCGCGCGCTCCTTCCCCAGGACGCGCAGATCGCCCGCCTCGTGGGGGAGATGGAGGCGCGCGGTCTCTTCGAGACGACCACGCTCCTCTTCGTGTCCGATCACGGCATGGTCGGGGCCGAGCGACGGGTCCGGCTCCAGGACCTCCTCCGGGAGAGCGGGCTGCGGGTCTCGGTGCTCGGGATCGGCGGCTTCGCGAGCGTGGTGCTGGAAGGAAGGAGTCGGACCGCGGAAGCTGCCGAGCAGGCGGTCCGGATCGCCCGGGCGCAGGGGCTCGAGGCCTGGGTGCGCGAGGAAGCACCCGACGCGTGGTTCGTCGACGATCCCCGTTTCGGCGACGTCGTCGTCCGCGCGCCGATCGGCACCGCGATCGTGAGCCTGCTCAGCCGCGATCTCGGCGGGTTTCATGGCTACGATTCGAGCGCCCCCGAGATGGCGGGCCTGCTCGTCGCGCGGGGGCGGGGCGTGCGGCCCGGCACGAAGCTCGGCCGGATCTCGAACCTCTCGGTCGCGCCGACCGTCCTGCGCCTGCTCGGACTGCCGGTGCCGGAGGCGATGGAATCGCCCGTGATCGATGGACTGATGGCCGGACTGGAGAAGGCCGGCGAGGACGAAGAGGAGAGGGACGGTGGGGCCGCGAATGCGCCGTAG
- a CDS encoding hydroxymethylpyrimidine/phosphomethylpyrimidine kinase — MQSALTIAGSDPTGGAGLQADLQVFHRFGIHGGAVPTALTIQDGLRVRQVLPVFPSSLLDMLRTTLDAIRPGAIKIGMLGTDDAVRNTTLALGPFPEIPVVIDPVLAASDGSPLLERRAHPALRDLAFKKTLLTPNWPEMETLVGDALPRRRDGAAAAKQLAEELELGGVLLKGGHRGGDADDLLVLRDADGTITSEWLPGERIAGDPVHGTGCALSAAITAGLALGRPLREAVVEARQFIREAITGASTLPNGARILAFS; from the coding sequence ATGCAGAGCGCACTCACGATCGCCGGCTCGGACCCGACCGGCGGAGCCGGCCTCCAGGCCGATCTCCAGGTCTTCCACCGCTTCGGGATCCACGGTGGTGCCGTTCCGACCGCGCTCACGATCCAGGACGGCCTGCGCGTGCGCCAGGTCCTGCCCGTCTTCCCGTCGTCGTTGCTCGACATGCTGCGGACGACCCTCGACGCGATCCGACCCGGGGCGATCAAGATCGGCATGCTCGGCACCGACGACGCCGTCCGGAACACCACCCTGGCCCTCGGCCCCTTTCCCGAGATCCCCGTCGTGATCGACCCGGTCCTGGCCGCGAGCGACGGCAGCCCGCTGCTCGAGCGCCGGGCCCATCCCGCCCTCCGCGACCTCGCCTTCAAGAAGACGCTGCTCACGCCGAACTGGCCGGAGATGGAGACGCTCGTCGGCGACGCCCTGCCACGACGACGGGACGGCGCGGCCGCGGCGAAGCAGCTCGCCGAAGAGCTCGAGCTCGGCGGGGTCCTGTTGAAGGGCGGGCATCGGGGCGGCGATGCCGACGACCTGCTCGTCCTGCGCGACGCAGATGGAACGATCACCAGCGAATGGCTCCCCGGCGAGCGGATCGCCGGCGACCCGGTCCATGGGACCGGCTGCGCCCTCTCCGCCGCGATCACCGCCGGCCTCGCCCTCGGCAGGCCGCTCCGCGAGGCGGTGGTCGAGGCACGGCAGTTCATCCGGGAAGCCATCACCGGGGCGAGCACGCTTCCGAACGGCGCGCGGATCCTCGCGTTCTCGTGA